The Henckelia pumila isolate YLH828 chromosome 2, ASM3356847v2, whole genome shotgun sequence genome includes a window with the following:
- the LOC140882299 gene encoding fe(2+) transport protein 1-like, translating to MASRGPPLSKLLLGFVFFLAFDFFVPHVLAVVESCGAEQTDACINKKKALTLKIIAIACILLTSMIGVCLPLVTRSVAALSPQRSLFVIVKSFASGIILATGFMHVLPDSFDMLTSTCLDDDPWHKFPFTGFVAMLSAIVTLMVDSLTTSFYSKKQSPGVVLPESAGGAAAGDQEMGAVAASGGHSHFHGHGHHHGSKLELEGTQLLRYRVIAMVLEIGIIVHSVVIGLSLGASNNTCTIKGLVAALCFHQLFEGMGLGGCILQAEFKLIKKAAMAFFFSVTTPFGIALGIALSTTYRDDSPRALITEGLLNACSAGLLVYMALVDLLAADFMGPKLQGNIRLQIKSYAAVLLGAGGMSLMAKWA from the exons ATGGCTTCAAGAGGACCACCACTCTCGAAGCTGCTCCTCGGCTTCGTCTTCTTCCTCGCTTTCGATTTTTTCGTCCCGCACGTGTTGGCCGTGGTGGAAAGCTGCGGGGCGGAGCAGACGGACGCATGCATCAACAAGAAGAAAGCTTTAACCCTGAAGATCATCGCCATCGCGTGCATCCTCCTCACCAGCATGATCGGCGTCTGTCTCCCGCTCGTCACGCGCTCCGTGGCGGCGCTCAGCCCGCAGCGCAGCCTCTTCGTGATCGTCAAATCGTTCGCCTCGGGGATCATTTTAGCCACCGGGTTCATGCACGTGCTGCCGGATTCCTTCGACATGCTCACATCCACCTGCTTGGACGATGATCCGTGGCACAAGTTCCCCTTCACTGGATTCGTCGCCATGCTCTCCGCCATTGTCACCCTCATGGTGGATTCTTTGACCACCAGTTTTTATTCCAAGAAACAAAGCCCCGGGGTGGTTCTGCCCGAGAGTGCCGGAGGCGCCGCCGCCGGAGATCAGGAGATGGGCGCGGTGGCGGCGAGCGGCGGGCATTCTCACTTCCACGGTCATGGCCACCACCACGGATCCAAGCTGGAACTGGAAGGCACGCAACTACTTCGTTACAGAGTGATTGCCATG GTTTTAGAGATAGGAATCATAGTGCACTCGGTGGTGATAGGCCTGTCTCTTGGCGCCTCGAACAACACTTGCACGATCAAAGGCCTGGTGGCGGCGCTCTGCTTCCACCAGTTGTTCGAGGGGATGGGGCTGGGGGGGTGCATCCTCCAGGCGGAGTTCAAGTTGATCAAGAAAGCCGCGATGGCCTTCTTCTTCTCGGTGACCACCCCGTTCGGGATAGCTCTGGGGATCGCGCTTTCCACCACTTACAGGGACGACAGCCCGCGAGCATTGATCACGGAAGGCTTGCTGAATGCTTGTTCTGCTGGCCTCTTGGTTTACATGGCTCTGGTCGATCTCTTGGCCGCGGATTTCATGGGGCCGAAGCTGCAGGGGAATATCAGGCTGCAGATCAAGTCGTATGCCGCGGTTCTGTTGGGGGCTGGGGGGATGTCCCTCATGGCCAAATGGGCGTGA